A single genomic interval of Spirosoma taeanense harbors:
- a CDS encoding MaoC family dehydratase, with amino-acid sequence MQVGDTYNYRYLFTQRDVQVFAEVTGDDNPLHLDPDYAAQTPFKRPIMHGMLSASVFARVFGRNFGGSGGVHLTQMLEFVRPMYPDQEYEARFECKAIDTKRHTAEITCSVIDPTTNKTTLRGTGTVFHKEMFGGKQE; translated from the coding sequence ATGCAAGTCGGAGATACCTATAATTACCGATATCTGTTCACGCAGAGAGACGTTCAGGTTTTCGCCGAGGTTACCGGCGACGACAACCCTCTTCACCTTGACCCGGATTATGCGGCCCAGACTCCTTTCAAACGGCCTATTATGCACGGCATGTTGAGTGCCAGCGTGTTTGCCCGGGTATTCGGCCGAAACTTTGGAGGATCCGGAGGGGTCCATCTCACGCAGATGCTGGAGTTTGTGCGGCCCATGTATCCCGATCAGGAATACGAGGCCCGATTTGAGTGCAAAGCTATTGACACCAAACGTCATACGGCTGAGATTACCTGCTCGGTCATTGACCCAACCACTAACAAGACTACACTCCGGGGCACTGGCACGGTGTTCCATAAAGAAATGTTTGGGGGTAAGCAAGAATAG
- a CDS encoding SDR family oxidoreductase — MKTEHQRTALITGANKGIGKEVARQLAARGFAVFIGARDMAKGRAASEELCQQGYESTFIQLDVTDPVSIKNACGTFSQKADHLDVLINNAGVLEDHGEDILKLNPEMLDRTFKANVSGPIMVIQDFLPFLQKSVIGGRIINVSSGAGSLASMDTYAPAYSISKTALNAVTRQFAGALKNEKIAVNCVDPGWVRTDMGGPHASRPVEQGAETIVWLATDASQVETGKFWHDKREVEW, encoded by the coding sequence ATGAAAACTGAACACCAGCGAACGGCCCTCATCACGGGGGCTAATAAAGGTATCGGCAAAGAAGTGGCCCGCCAACTGGCCGCCCGCGGTTTTGCCGTATTTATCGGGGCCCGCGATATGGCGAAAGGCCGAGCTGCGTCGGAAGAATTATGTCAGCAGGGATACGAATCGACCTTTATCCAGCTCGACGTAACGGACCCGGTCAGCATCAAAAATGCCTGCGGTACCTTCTCCCAGAAAGCCGATCATCTGGACGTGCTGATCAACAATGCAGGCGTTCTGGAAGATCATGGTGAGGATATTCTCAAATTAAATCCTGAGATGCTCGACCGGACGTTTAAAGCCAACGTCAGCGGGCCGATCATGGTTATCCAGGATTTTCTGCCGTTTTTACAAAAGAGCGTAATTGGTGGGCGGATTATTAATGTATCGAGCGGAGCCGGATCACTGGCCAGCATGGATACCTACGCGCCAGCCTACAGTATTTCAAAAACTGCCCTGAACGCCGTAACCCGGCAGTTTGCGGGCGCTCTGAAAAACGAAAAGATTGCCGTTAACTGCGTCGATCCGGGCTGGGTGCGTACCGATATGGGGGGACCCCATGCCAGTAGGCCCGTTGAGCAGGGTGCTGAAACGATTGTCTGGCTGGCAACGGATGCGTCCCAGGTAGAGACAGGTAAGTTCTGGCACGACAAGCGGGAGGTCGAGTGGTAA
- a CDS encoding NAD(P)H-binding protein yields the protein MHYVITGSIGHTGKPITEGLVKAGHTVTVVTTKPENAAAIEALGAQPAVGSVEDADFLKQAFADADAVYLLIPGKWGVTGWRAFQNRIIDNYVAAIEANDIRFAVLLSSIGADLGEGTGPVDGLYDAEQKLTKVPGLNSKFLRPSYFMYNLFSQIDLVKGAGIMGSNFGDDPVVLTHTSDIADVALQELLNLDFTGHQVRYIASDERTGAEIAQVLGAAIGKPATPWVVFTDEQTKEGMLQAGLNDEMASAYTKMGKSIRNGRMQGDFFLNKPSYGKVKLEEFAQNEFAPAFGA from the coding sequence ATGCATTATGTTATTACCGGCTCCATTGGCCACACCGGAAAACCCATTACCGAAGGTTTAGTTAAAGCTGGCCATACGGTCACCGTCGTGACCACCAAACCCGAGAATGCAGCGGCCATTGAAGCGCTCGGCGCGCAGCCGGCCGTTGGCAGCGTAGAAGACGCTGACTTTCTGAAGCAGGCGTTTGCCGATGCTGACGCGGTTTACCTGCTGATTCCAGGCAAATGGGGCGTAACGGGCTGGCGGGCTTTTCAGAATCGGATCATAGACAATTACGTAGCGGCTATTGAGGCAAATGATATTCGATTTGCCGTCCTGCTGAGCAGTATTGGTGCTGATCTGGGCGAAGGTACGGGACCGGTTGACGGGCTATATGATGCCGAGCAGAAACTGACGAAGGTACCGGGGCTAAATAGCAAATTTCTGCGTCCATCCTACTTCATGTATAATCTGTTCAGTCAGATTGATCTGGTGAAGGGGGCGGGTATTATGGGCAGCAACTTTGGCGATGATCCGGTTGTCCTAACGCATACCAGCGACATTGCCGACGTAGCCCTGCAGGAACTGCTGAATCTGGATTTTACGGGACATCAAGTGCGTTACATTGCCAGCGACGAACGAACGGGCGCCGAAATTGCTCAGGTGCTGGGGGCGGCTATTGGTAAGCCCGCAACGCCCTGGGTCGTGTTCACGGATGAGCAAACAAAAGAGGGGATGCTGCAGGCAGGTCTGAACGACGAAATGGCTTCGGCTTATACGAAAATGGGCAAGTCGATTCGCAATGGTCGTATGCAGGGCGATTTCTTTCTGAATAAGCCTTCCTACGGGAAAGTCAAACTGGAAGAGTTTGCACAGAATGAATTTGCTCCGGCGTTTGGCGCCTGA
- a CDS encoding SDR family NAD(P)-dependent oxidoreductase yields MGTKTALITGANSGLGLATARALAQRSFDLILLCRNEQKGRAAQAEVKKANPAVEVDLVTADLANLDSVRQVAEQVRAKYPKLDVLINNAGYTPAKIEFVTEGKAWPGVEKSFYASHVGHFVLTHHLMDALKAAGTATGDARVISLSSGAYLGGRAVRFFRRIDDLSLLSAYCDDKLANLLFAKELAKQTAGTGITAYSVHPGAVRTNFGADTPGFLGKVFSLAGPLMRTPEKGAQTTVFLASAPLKSIGGRNNGGYFADSQLKRTHNQDVTDEKAKWLWEKSLPFV; encoded by the coding sequence ATGGGAACCAAAACTGCCCTTATTACAGGCGCTAACTCCGGTCTGGGACTCGCTACCGCCAGGGCGCTGGCCCAACGGTCGTTTGACCTGATTCTGCTGTGCCGAAATGAACAAAAGGGCCGCGCTGCGCAGGCCGAAGTGAAAAAAGCAAATCCCGCGGTTGAGGTAGATCTGGTTACAGCCGATCTGGCTAATCTGGATTCGGTACGTCAGGTAGCTGAGCAGGTCAGGGCAAAATATCCTAAACTGGATGTGCTGATCAACAATGCAGGGTACACGCCCGCCAAAATTGAATTTGTTACCGAGGGCAAGGCATGGCCTGGAGTGGAAAAGTCTTTCTATGCCAGCCACGTTGGGCATTTTGTTCTGACTCATCACCTGATGGACGCCCTGAAAGCAGCCGGAACTGCAACTGGTGACGCCCGCGTAATCAGTCTGTCGTCGGGGGCTTACCTGGGCGGTAGGGCGGTGAGGTTCTTTCGGCGGATTGATGATCTATCGCTGCTATCGGCGTATTGCGATGATAAACTGGCGAATCTGCTGTTTGCTAAAGAATTAGCCAAACAGACGGCTGGAACGGGGATTACGGCCTACTCCGTGCATCCGGGAGCGGTGCGAACCAACTTTGGCGCCGACACGCCGGGCTTTCTGGGTAAGGTTTTTTCGCTGGCCGGCCCCCTCATGCGTACGCCCGAAAAAGGAGCGCAGACGACCGTTTTTCTGGCGTCGGCTCCGCTTAAGTCCATCGGCGGACGTAATAACGGCGGATATTTTGCCGATAGCCAGCTCAAACGGACGCACAATCAGGATGTTACCGACGAAAAGGCAAAATGGCTTTGGGAAAAGAGCCTGCCGTTTGTCTAG
- a CDS encoding MarR family winged helix-turn-helix transcriptional regulator, with product MNVEKIGCEKEVTRFSACLLFSANALARAITLIGDSEFGRFGLSYSHAYLLCEVVDQPGISPTQLSDTLYLTPSTITRLVEKLELKKLVRRESEGKKTLIFPTDEGEAIRPAIAEAWNRVGERYSKAIGEENVCQLTAQVFKAAQALEE from the coding sequence ATGAACGTAGAGAAAATCGGTTGCGAAAAAGAGGTGACACGGTTCAGTGCCTGTTTGTTGTTTTCGGCAAACGCGCTGGCGCGGGCGATCACACTGATCGGGGACTCGGAGTTCGGGCGTTTCGGGTTATCCTATTCGCATGCTTATCTGCTCTGCGAAGTAGTTGATCAGCCCGGAATATCGCCGACGCAGTTAAGCGACACGCTCTATCTGACGCCGTCCACCATTACCCGGCTGGTTGAAAAACTGGAATTGAAAAAGCTCGTTCGGCGGGAATCAGAAGGGAAAAAGACCCTCATTTTCCCCACCGACGAAGGCGAAGCGATACGCCCTGCCATTGCTGAGGCCTGGAATCGGGTGGGGGAGCGATATTCTAAAGCCATTGGCGAAGAAAACGTCTGCCAACTGACAGCGCAAGTGTTTAAAGCCGCTCAGGCTTTGGAGGAATAG
- a CDS encoding 3-oxoacyl-ACP synthase III family protein: protein MLNSKIAGIGYYVPERVVPNEEIAPWMDINGAWIEERTGIRERRYAKMGEETSTTMGAVASRIAIERAGITPNEIDFIVFATMSPDYPVPGCGVLLQRELGITNSEIGALDIRNQCSGFIYALSVADKFIRTGTYRNILVVAAERQSFNLDYTLRGRDSAIIFADGAGAVVMQPTDKPGQGVLSTHLHSDGTDAEELSVINPGSHGNYHLKKYKSQYLESEYNFIQPNDGPFEAQYIFPGVFKGYLVIKKAFQKFPEVILKATRSNGYSLDDIDFFVMHQANLRILEYVQKKLNLPDEKIWNNIQQYGNTTAASVPIALCEAWEAGKIKEGSLVCLSAFGSGFTWASALIRW, encoded by the coding sequence ATGTTGAACTCAAAGATTGCCGGTATTGGCTACTACGTTCCTGAACGGGTAGTGCCCAACGAGGAGATCGCCCCCTGGATGGACATTAATGGAGCCTGGATCGAGGAGCGAACGGGCATCCGCGAACGGCGATATGCGAAGATGGGCGAAGAAACATCGACGACAATGGGCGCAGTCGCTTCCCGAATTGCCATCGAGCGGGCGGGTATTACGCCCAACGAGATCGACTTCATCGTGTTTGCCACCATGAGCCCCGACTATCCGGTGCCGGGCTGCGGAGTGCTGCTTCAGCGCGAACTGGGAATCACCAACAGCGAGATTGGTGCGCTTGACATCCGCAACCAGTGTTCAGGATTCATTTACGCCCTATCGGTAGCGGATAAGTTTATCCGGACGGGAACCTACCGTAATATTCTCGTTGTGGCTGCCGAGCGGCAATCGTTCAACCTGGATTACACGCTGCGCGGGCGGGACTCAGCCATCATTTTTGCCGATGGGGCCGGCGCTGTTGTTATGCAGCCGACTGATAAGCCAGGTCAGGGAGTGTTAAGTACTCATTTGCATTCCGATGGAACAGACGCCGAAGAACTATCCGTTATCAACCCCGGCAGCCACGGCAATTATCATCTGAAAAAATATAAATCCCAGTATCTCGAATCTGAATACAACTTTATACAGCCCAACGACGGCCCATTTGAGGCCCAGTATATTTTTCCCGGCGTTTTCAAAGGGTATCTGGTCATTAAAAAAGCCTTCCAGAAATTTCCGGAGGTCATTCTGAAAGCCACCCGATCGAATGGTTACTCGCTCGATGACATTGACTTCTTTGTGATGCACCAGGCCAATCTGCGTATTCTGGAGTATGTACAGAAAAAGCTGAACCTGCCGGACGAAAAAATCTGGAACAACATTCAGCAGTACGGTAACACCACGGCGGCTTCGGTCCCCATTGCTTTATGCGAAGCCTGGGAAGCTGGCAAAATTAAGGAGGGTAGTCTGGTTTGCCTTTCGGCTTTTGGTAGCGGCTTCACGTGGGCGTCGGCACTGATTCGCTGGTAA
- a CDS encoding S8 family serine peptidase encodes MNCRLPLCLSTFGIYCLLLLVSSLCPAQGLVRQQPPRDWPYLDPAADSVAGISLYRAYELLKNRPSTPVVVGVLDSGVDISHEDLREVIWVNPKEIPGNGTDDDKNGYTDDLNGWNFMGAKDGTTYEYDQPEITQTYILLKPKYDQANRSRLNATEQRQYDTYQTAKKLFLQRYQAIQPKRLALADTARFWQIAARIEARLGDNTPTAVAIRNLELGGDSVTIAVRNLLANAYNPAYGSFANYTRLIRENWLRFRRAIASDADIAYNPDYNPRATVGDNPSDPTERFYGSPSMQIGQSKELAMHGSHVAGIIGAKRSNGAGMDGVADNVRLMVVSVVPAHGDERDKDVANGIRYAVENGAKVINMSFGKRLSPYKEQVDAAIRYAEEHDVLIVHAAGNNGENYDSLPAYPSARYENGQTAQNVIVVGNNTWRINDGLPNRSSNYGPQTVDLFAPGTEILSTIPNNQYASFSGTSMAAPHTAGVAALLRSYFPTLTAAQVKAILLKSSYKPRLTVRKPGRGNQVPFKSLSRSGGLLNAYEAVKMALEQ; translated from the coding sequence ATGAACTGCCGTCTGCCGTTGTGTCTGTCTACGTTTGGTATTTATTGTCTTTTATTACTCGTTTCATCCCTGTGCCCAGCGCAGGGATTGGTCCGGCAGCAGCCCCCGCGCGATTGGCCATATCTTGACCCGGCTGCCGATTCAGTGGCTGGCATCAGTCTCTACCGGGCCTATGAGCTGCTGAAAAACCGCCCCTCCACACCGGTTGTCGTTGGCGTGCTGGACTCAGGGGTCGATATCAGTCATGAAGACCTGCGCGAGGTTATCTGGGTGAACCCAAAGGAAATTCCCGGCAACGGCACTGACGATGACAAAAACGGCTATACCGATGATTTGAACGGCTGGAATTTCATGGGTGCTAAAGACGGCACGACCTATGAGTATGACCAGCCGGAGATTACGCAGACTTACATACTGCTGAAGCCTAAATACGATCAGGCCAATCGCAGCCGTCTGAATGCAACCGAACAGCGCCAGTATGATACATACCAGACGGCAAAGAAGCTGTTTTTGCAGCGCTACCAGGCTATTCAGCCCAAGCGTCTGGCCCTTGCCGATACCGCCCGCTTCTGGCAGATTGCCGCCCGGATTGAAGCACGGCTGGGCGACAACACGCCTACCGCCGTTGCAATTCGGAACCTGGAGCTTGGGGGTGATTCGGTAACCATAGCGGTTCGAAACCTGTTGGCAAATGCCTATAACCCGGCGTATGGTTCCTTCGCCAATTACACCAGACTCATCCGGGAAAACTGGCTTCGGTTTCGTCGGGCCATAGCTAGTGATGCTGACATTGCCTACAATCCGGATTACAATCCGCGAGCGACCGTTGGCGATAATCCGTCCGATCCGACTGAGCGCTTTTATGGCAGTCCTTCCATGCAGATTGGTCAGTCGAAAGAGCTGGCCATGCATGGCAGTCACGTAGCGGGTATAATAGGCGCTAAACGGAGCAACGGAGCTGGTATGGATGGCGTGGCCGACAATGTCCGGCTTATGGTGGTATCGGTCGTGCCCGCCCATGGTGATGAGCGCGATAAGGACGTAGCAAACGGAATTCGTTACGCCGTTGAAAACGGCGCTAAAGTCATTAACATGAGCTTTGGAAAACGTCTGTCGCCCTATAAGGAACAGGTTGATGCAGCCATTCGGTATGCCGAAGAACACGACGTTCTGATTGTTCATGCGGCTGGCAATAACGGCGAAAACTATGATTCGCTGCCGGCCTATCCATCAGCACGGTATGAAAATGGGCAGACGGCGCAGAACGTCATCGTGGTTGGCAACAATACCTGGCGCATCAACGACGGACTGCCCAACCGCTCGTCGAACTACGGCCCGCAAACGGTGGATCTGTTTGCGCCGGGCACTGAGATTTTATCCACCATTCCAAACAACCAGTACGCCAGCTTTTCGGGCACGAGTATGGCCGCTCCCCATACGGCGGGTGTAGCGGCTTTGCTCCGCTCCTACTTCCCCACGCTGACGGCCGCACAGGTTAAAGCGATTCTCCTCAAAAGCAGTTATAAACCCCGGCTTACGGTCCGGAAACCGGGGCGGGGCAATCAGGTACCCTTTAAGAGCCTGAGCCGCTCAGGTGGTTTGCTGAACGCCTACGAAGCCGTCAAGATGGCTCTGGAGCAATAG
- a CDS encoding porin family protein, which translates to MKPLYALLTGYLCLSGVAWAQSQPATSPKSSTVTSTTTATSTSSAVRPATPQASTPVAAATPASAASSTNRRQELYDQYHGVSKKSTPARTTTTPVSSPPTRLQTATNTPRPVPISTPVATARPLSPATANGENSNIRIGVRGGLTYPIYFEKITGRDPAPDFVAGVVFQFGKGTLSFQPEINYNRLSTKITGFGIRNLKASADQFIVPLFLKISSGSMTGHRFFVNVGPYASYLSSVSLNGLNQSLDSIDNRFSFGAAAGVGGMIKVGPGHVTVEVRGLYVLGDNAGSTRFGDANLINSEATLGYVFPLGGN; encoded by the coding sequence ATGAAACCCCTGTACGCACTGTTAACTGGCTACCTATGTTTATCGGGCGTGGCGTGGGCGCAAAGCCAGCCAGCCACTTCGCCTAAATCTTCTACGGTAACATCAACAACCACTGCGACTTCAACTTCGTCGGCTGTTCGCCCGGCCACTCCTCAGGCATCAACGCCCGTAGCGGCCGCCACCCCTGCTTCAGCCGCTTCCTCGACAAACCGACGCCAGGAGTTATACGATCAGTACCATGGCGTTTCAAAGAAGTCAACCCCCGCCCGAACGACCACAACGCCGGTGTCGAGTCCGCCTACTCGCCTTCAGACGGCTACGAACACGCCCAGACCAGTACCGATCTCCACGCCGGTGGCAACCGCCCGGCCACTTAGTCCGGCTACAGCCAACGGAGAGAATTCCAACATCCGGATTGGGGTTCGGGGCGGGCTGACCTATCCCATTTATTTTGAAAAGATAACGGGAAGAGACCCCGCCCCAGACTTCGTTGCCGGGGTGGTTTTTCAGTTTGGGAAAGGAACGCTGTCATTCCAGCCAGAGATCAATTATAACCGGCTGAGCACGAAAATAACCGGATTTGGCATCCGCAATCTCAAAGCCTCGGCCGACCAGTTTATCGTACCGCTGTTTCTCAAAATATCCTCCGGGTCCATGACCGGCCATCGCTTCTTTGTGAACGTTGGCCCGTATGCCTCCTATTTATCCAGCGTAAGTCTCAACGGGTTGAATCAGTCGCTGGACAGCATTGACAACCGCTTCAGTTTCGGAGCCGCAGCGGGCGTTGGAGGCATGATTAAGGTTGGTCCCGGCCACGTAACCGTTGAGGTGCGCGGCCTATACGTTCTTGGCGACAACGCCGGCAGTACTCGCTTTGGTGACGCGAACCTGATCAATTCAGAAGCTACGCTGGGGTACGTATTCCCGCTGGGCGGCAACTAA